A stretch of DNA from Catenulispora acidiphila DSM 44928:
GTTGTGGCCGACCGGTGGCACGACGGGCACGTCCTGCTCCTCGGCGACGCCGCGCACATGATGCCGCCGTTCGCCGGCCAGGGGCTCAACTCCGGAATCCGGGACGCCGCGAACCTCGCGTGGAAGATCGAGCAGGTGGTGCGCGGGCGTGCTCGCGAGGCCCTGCTGCGTACTTATGAAGTCGAGCGACGTCCGCACGCCACCGCGATGGTCCGCTATTCCGAGCGGCTCGGATCCATCGTGATGACCACCGACCGGCGGCGCGCTCTGGTGCGAGACCTGGCGACCCGCGCGCTATTGGCGCTGCCTCAGGGACGGCGCTATCTCACCGAGATGCGGTTCAGGCCGCGGGCCCGGTTCGAAGCGGGGCTGGTCACCGGCTCGCATCCGTTGACCGGGACCCAACTTCCGCAGCCACTCGTCCTAATACCGCCAGGGCTTCGCCCACGGCTTCTCGACGACATCCTCGGCCCGTCGTTCGCGGTGCTCGGGGTGGACGTCCCCGAGGCTGCCTGGCGCCAGTTCGACGGCGCGGACTGGCCGGACATCATGGCGGACGCCACGCGGATCGACGTGTTCCTCGACGACAGGCTCCCTCCGACGACAGGCCCTCGTACGGCCGTCGCCGATGCCGACGGCCGCCTGGAGCAGGCACTCGATACGGCACGCAACCGATTCGTATTGATCAGACCTGATCGCTACATCGCGGCCGTCATCGGGCCGGGTGGCCTTCCGGCAGCTGTCGCCGCGCTAGGCAGAACCATCCGGTGACCGCGACGGCACCCGCCGGGTAGGCGCCGGCCCTGCGTGTTCTGTTTGCCCCCCCGCACGAAAGGAAAAGCAGTTGCCCATATCCACCACCGTCGCGGTAGCCCGTTCCGGTCAGGACACTTTCCAGTGGGAGCGCGCCGTCCTGGATGATCCGGGACCTGGCGAAGTTCTCGTTCGCCTTGTGGCAACCGGTCTGTGCCACACGGACCTTTCAGTATTGGCCGAACGGCTTCCCACTCCGCTTCCCGCGGTCCTCGGCCACGAAGGCGCAGGCGTCGTTGAGGCTGTGGGCGCCGACGTGGCCGGTATCGCACGCGGCGACCGCGTCGTGCTCTCCTTCAACTCCTGCGGACATTGCGATGCCTGCCGTACTGGTCGGCCGACCCGCTGTGCCACGTACTTCCCGCTGAACTTCTCCGCTGCCCGTCCGGACGGCACCACCCCCATCCATTCGGTTGAGGGAACCGCGCTGGGCGGCATGTTCTTCGGGCAGTCCTCCTTGGCCCGACACGCGGTCGTCTCTGCGCAAAGCGTGGTCCGTGTCGATGCGGCCGACGATGACGAACTCGCTCTGCTGGCACCCGTCGGGTGCGGCATCCAGACCGGCGCCGGAACGGTATTGAACATTCTGCGACCCCGCTATGGCGACATCGTTGCGGTCTTCGGCGCTGGCGCGGTGGGACTCTCGGCCGTCATGGCGGCGCGGCTTACTCCAGCTCGCGCCATCATCGCGGTCGACGTCGTGCACGAGCGGCTGGTTCAGGCCGCGGAACTCGGCGCCACCCATACTGTCAACAGCCGTACAGAGGACCTGCCCTCGCGTCTGGCCGAAATCGCCGGGTCCGCCGGAGTGACCCACGTCGTGGAGACCACCGGCGTCCCTTCCCTGCTGGAACTGGCCGCCACGGCGATAGCCGCCCACGGAACAGTCGCGGTCGTCGGCGCCCCGCCCGCCGGGAGTTGGGCCGCCTTCAACGTCAATGCCCTGATCGACGGCCGCACCATCCGCGGTGTCGCCGAGGGCGGCAGCGACCGCATCACGTTCATCCCCGCTCTGATCGACCTGGCTCGCCAAGGCCGGCTGCCCTACGAGAAGCTCATCCGCTTCTACACCGAGGACCAGCTCCAGCAGGCCGTGACCGATGCCAGGTCGGGAAAAACGGTGAAACCGGTGATCCGCTTCGACCCGCCCACAGCAGCACGAGGAGAGAGCCGATGAGCCTGCCGCATGCCCGCAACTTCATCGACGGCCGATGGTCCGACGCGCCCACCGCCGGCACCACCAGTTCACCGGCTACCGGAATGCCCATCGGCACGTACGCCGACGACGGAGCCGCCAGTGCTCGCAACGCCATCGACGCCGCGCGCCGCACTTTTCGCGCCGGAACGTGGGCCCGCGATCGGCGGTTGAGGGCACGCGCCTTATCGGAAATGGCCGACCGGATGGCACAACGCCGCGACGAACTGGTCGATCTGCTCTCGCGCGAGAACGGTAAACGCCGAGCCGAGGCAGCCATGGAAGTCGACGCCGCCATCCCCAAGCTGCGCTACAACGCGGCGCTGGCCCTGACCGACACCGGCCGCGCTGCCGAAACCAGCCCGTCCAGCTACTCCATGACGATCCACCAGCCCGCCGGGGTCGCCGCCGTCATCGTCCCGTGGAACTCACCGGTCATCCTGGCCGTGCGATCCTTCGCACCCGCCCTCGCCGCAGGCTGCACCGTGGCCATGAAAATGCCCGCCCAGACGGCGCTGACCAACGGCCTGCTCTACGAAATCATCGCCGAGACCACCGCCCTGCCCGCCGGCGCTGTCAACGCCTTCACCGAATCAGGCGACGACGGTGCCCGCCTGCTGGTCACCGATCCGGGAACCGACGTCGTCAGCTACACCGGCTCCACCGCCGTCGGCCGGACCATCATGGCCGAGGCCGCGCGGCACGTGAAGGGATGCTCCCTCGAACTCGGCGGAAAGACCCCGATGATCGTCTTCGACGACGCGGACCTGGACGCCGCCGTCCCCGTGCTGACCGCGGCCGTCACCACCTTCTCCGGCCAGTTCTGCATGGCTGGCAGCCGCATCCTCGCCCAGCGGTCGGTAGCCGACGAACTGCGCGCCCGGCTCACAGCAGCCCTCGAAGCCGTCCCGGTCGGTCCGGATCAGGATCACGAATCCGCCATGGGCCCGGTCATCGACCGGACCCAGGCCCTGCGTATCGACGCCATCGTCGCCGCGTCCTCCGCCTGGGGAAGCATTCTCCTGCGCGGCGGGCTGGTCACCGACGGAAACGACGCCTACCTGCGTCCCAGCCTGGTGGAGATCGATGACGTCTCCGCCCCGCTCATCCACCAGGAGGTGTTCGGCCCGACCGCCACCTTCGAAGTGTTCGACCACGAGAGCGATGCCGTCACCCGCGCGAACGCCACCGAATACGGACTCGCAGCCTCAGTGTGGAGCCGAGACGTCGACCGCCCCCTGCGGGTAGGCCGCCAATTGGACGTCGGCACCGTGTGGATCAACGACTGGGCAGTCATCCACGACCAGTTCGAAGAAGGCGGCTTCAAACAGAGCGGCATCGGCAGACTCAATGGTCCCCGCGGACTGGCGGAATTCCAGGAGATCAAGCACTTCGTCCATAGCCCTGGACAGGGTTGACACCGCTCTTAGCTTGCCGTTTAAGGTCAGGTGTTGATCAGGGTTCTGCTGCTGTCCTGCAACCGGCTTGGCCTGCCTACACACCGGATTCGCGGAGGCAGCGATTGCGCGTCTCACCGAGACATTCGATGACAGTGCGCAGAACCTGCCCCGGCGCGAGGTAGACCTTGGGATCGCGGCCGTCCCCGACGCCGCCCGGCGTGCCGGTGAGAATCACATCGCCCGGCAGCAAAGTGATGATTCCGCTCACGTACGCCACGATGTCGGGGACGCCGAACAGCAGATCCGACGTGCGCGAGCGCTGCATCACCTCCCCGTCCACCTCGCACAGGATCTCCAGATCCGGTTCCCTGCCCCCGAACTCGTCGGCGGTGACCAACTCAGGTCCCAGCGGAGTGGTCGCCTCGAAGGTCTTGCCTGCCAGGAACTCCCGGGTACGCCGCTGGTACTCGCGCACCGTGACGTCGTTGGCCACGGTGTAGCCGGCGACGTATTCGAGAGCCTCGGACTCGGCGACGTGGCGGGCGGACCTGCCGATCACCACGGCGAGCTCTGCTTCCCAGTCCACGGTGTCGCTCACCACAGGCAGCACAACCGGGTCGTGGGCGCCGATCAATGCGCCGTCGTACTTCGCGAACAGCGTCGGGTAACGGGGTGTGTCGCGCCCCATCTCCTTGATGTGGGTGGCGTAGTTGAGCCCCAGGCAGATGATCTTGTTGGGGTGCGGAACCACGGGTGCGAAGTCCGCTTCAGCCACCGCCACGCGTCCCGTTTCCTCCGCCGCGGCAGCTTGAAGCCAGTCGTCCGAACTGAGCAGAGCACCGACGCTGGCATGCGGCAGGACGGCGTAGAAGCCCTCCTCGCGCCGTGCCGCCCGGGTCCCCTCATCCGTCCGCAAAGTCGCAAGGCGCATGCTCGCAGCCCTCTCCCTCTGGTGCCGTTTCGGCGCCTGACCATACAATCGATTCATTAGTCAGGATACATGTCCTGCAAAACGAGACAGCGAGGGAGTGGCGGTATGGCGATCACGGGATTGGGACACACCGGGCTGTGGGTCTACGACCTGGCGACGATGCGGCGTTTCTACGAGCACGTCATGGGATTGTCGGTGACCGACGCGGACGACGAGCTCGGGATCGTGTTCCTCAGCGCGCGTCCCGAGCAGGAGCACCACGAGCTCGTTCTCCAGTCCGGTCGCACCGCGCCCATAGGCGTCAAACAGCAGCACCAGATCTCGTGGCGCGTCCAGTCGCTCGATGACCTGCGGAACTTCCACCACCGGTTCGAGACCGAGGGGGTGACTGTCCAGCAGGAGGTGACTCACGGCAACGCGCTGGGCATCTACTTCTTCGACCCCGAGGGCAACCGGAACGAGGTCTATCTGCGCATCGACCGCGACGTGCGGCAGCCGTTCCGCAAATCCATCGACTTCGGCCGGTCACCCGAGGAGATCTACGCAGAGGCCGAGCGACTGCTGACCGACGGTGGTGCGGCGTATCGGCCGGTTGCCTGATGCCTGCAGAGATACTGTCTCGCCTCGTAGGATGTCCTGCATGACAGGACAAGAGTCGGCAACGGTTGGAGCGAGCCAGTACCGGGAGCGCAACTCCACCGCCGATCGGGCGCTGGACATCCTGGGGCTGTTCTCGGAAAGCAGGCTGTCGGTGTCGGGCCAAGAAGTGGCCACAGCATTGGGTGCCGCCCGTTCGACGGCATACCGGTACCTGCAGAGCCTGGTTGCGAGCGGCTTTCTCGAAGAGGACCCCGCCGGTGGATTCCGGCTCGGTGTCCGCATCTTGGAGCTGGCACGCCTGGCACGACGCGGCTACGGCCTATCGGAGATCGCGCTTCCGGTCATGAACGACCTGTGCGCCGAGGTCGGCGAGACCGTACTGCTGACCCGCCGCTCCGGCAGCGCGGCGGTCTGCATCGAACGCTGCGAGGCACAGCAGCCAGTGCGGATCTCCTATGAGCGCGGCAGCGTGCTTCCGGCCAACGCGGGAGCTTCCGCCCTGGCACTTCTCGCCTGGTTGCCCGAGCAGCAGTGCCGCCAGGAACTGGCCGGCCAGCGGCTCCAGCGGTTCACCGCCCGCACGATCACTGACGTCGAGACGCTCATGGAACGGCTCGCGAAAATCCGCCGCGACGGCTACAGCGTCAGCCGGGGAGAACTGGACACCGACATTCTCGGTATCGCCGCGCCCGTCCGAGGAGCCTCCGGCGAGGTGGTCGCCGCCGTGAGCATCGCCGCGCTGGAGCATCGGGTCCCCGACCGCAGACTCGACGACGTCGTGACAGCGCTCCGGGAGGCCGCCGAGCTCATGAGCAGCCGCTTGGCGGTCATCGGAGACTGACCACACCGGAATACCCGAAGCCGGCCGGCCGAGCTGATAGGGCAATCCGCATAACGGGCTGCCGACGCCACCGCGGCCGTCTCGGCCAGGCTGTCCACTCCTCCCATGGTCCCGCCGAACGATCTCGCAGCCCGGCCCTGGCTACGATGGCGGGATGACGCAGCCCGCAGACCCCCCTGCCAACCGGCACGATCGTCGGCGTGCCGCCACACGCAGCGCGCTCATCGGGGCTGCACGCGAGATTCTCGCGCAGTCCACAGGCACTGACATCAGTATCCAGCGGATCGCGGAGCAGGCGGACGTCGGCTTCGGCACGTTCTACAACCACTTCTCCACCAAGGCCGAACTGTTCGAAGCCGCCTTGACCGATTCCCTGGAGGAGTACGGGCGCACCGTGGACGCGCTCACCGCGGACATCGAAGACCCCGCGGAGGTCTTCGCAGCCAGCGTCAGGCTGACCGTCCTCATGGTCGAATCCGCCCCGCAGCTTATGCAGATCCTGCGCCGCCACGGCCTCGGCCAGCTCAACAGAAACAGCGGCCTGGCACCCCGCGCGCTGCGCGACCTGGAACGAGCCGCAGCCTCCGGACGCTTCGAGCTGAGCGACCCGCAAGCCACCCTGTTCGCCATCGGCGGCGCCCTCATCGGACTGGTGGAATACCAGTTCAGCGAACCGCCGCCGCCCAGCGCCCCCACAGGGGAATCCGTCGCCGAACTCCTTCTGCGCATGCTTGGGCTCCCTGCGGAAGAAGCACGCGAGATTGCCTCCCGGCCTCTGCCTCTGCCTCTGCCTCTGCCTGCACCGTGAGCCGCGTGATTTCGTGGAGACCTGACGGATCCAAAGACTGATCGGCCTATCTTATTTGATGAGTTCATCAGTTAAGATGTGCGCATGGAGATCAGTGATGTCGGCGGCGAGCCAGCAGCCGGAGCGGGCCGGAACGGCCAGAGCGGCGTGCTCTTCGCCATGTGCCTGTCGCTGGTACTGGTGGTCGCATCGGTCTCGGCGTTGAACCTGGCCCTGCCGAATCTCGCCGTGGAGCTCGGAGCCACCAATTCCGCACTGACCTGGATAGCGGACGGATACACCGTGGCATTGGCCGCGCTCGTCCTGCCGCTGGGCGCCCTCGGCGACCGAATAGGACGTCGCAAGGTGTTGATCGCCGGAAACCTCGTCTTCGGCACGGCGGCGGTGTTCGCGGCGTACTCTCCCACGACCTCGGATCTGATCGTGAGCCGCGTGGTGATGGGCATAGGAGCGGCGATGATCATGCCGGGAACGTTGTCGACGATCACTGCGGTGTTCCCCCCGGAGAAAAAGGACCGCGGGGTGGCGATCTGGTCGGGGTTCGCGGCAGCCGGCGCGATCATCGGCATGCTCGTCGCCGGCGGCCTGCTCGAGCGGTTCAGTTGGACGTCGATCTTCTGGGCCAGTTCTGCGACCGCCGTGGTGTGTGCTGTCGCGGCATGGGCGCTGGCGCCGGAGACACGAAGTTCTGAGCGGCAGCGGTTCGACTACGGCGGGTCGGTCACCACGGCGGTGGCTATCGGGGCACTGGTCTACGGAATCGTTGAGGGCAACGAGAGTGGCTGGACCCGGCCGGAAGTCGTGGCCGCGTTCGCGGTGGCGGTTCTCGGCCTTGCCGCCTACGTGCCCATGGGATTGCGTACGCGTCATCCGCTTCTCGATCCACGTCTGTTCAAGCTCCGCGGCTTCCGGGCGGGGACTCTGGCGATCCTGACACAGTTCATGGCGGTCTTCGGGTTCTTCTTCGTGGGTCTGCAGTTCCTTCAGCTGATCTTGAGCTACAGCCCGCTGAAGAGCGCCATCGCTCTGGTACCAGTGGCGGCGGTGGTCTTGCCGACATCCGTGCTCACGCCACGCCTCGCGGAGCGGCTGGGCGTCAGGACCGTCATGCCTGCCGGACTGCTGTGCCTGGCAGGGGGAATGTTCTGGCTCACCATGCTGCATGTCGACAGCGGCTACCTAGTGTTTCTGGGCGCACTGGTGCTGGCAGGTGTCGGCATCGGCTTGACCAGTTCCACCGGAACGAGCGCGATTGTGGAATCCCTCGGACCCGACAGCCAGGGTGTGGCTTCGGCGATGAACGACACCACTCGCGAAGTCGGTTCGGCCGTGGGGATCGCGCTGATGGGCTCGGTGTTCTCCAGCCATTACCGGTCCGCGCTCCCCGCTGACGTGAGCCGACTACCGGCTCAGGCGGCTGCTGCGGTACACCACTCGGCTGCGGCCGGACTGGAAGCCGCCTCACGCCTGGGGGTCCACGGAGCACCGCTGGCGGCAGCGGTGCGCGGCGCGTTCATGTCCGGTTTCACCACCGCGATGGGCGTCATCGCCGCGATCTTGGCAGCGGCCGCTCTCGTGTGCGCCTTCACCGCGCCGCGTCGCAGCACAAGCGATGCTGCGCCGCTTGGGGAACAGAGCGGCGAGCCATCCGCAGACGCTATAGAGAGTTCCTTCGCGCCCAAGCGTTGATCGCCGCCGCCATCTCCTCAGGGCGGTCCTCCGGGCAGTGGTGGCCGGCGACCCCGTGCCGGGAGACCTCCAGCCCTGCGATGTTGGCCTCGCACCAGGCCACCGCTCCGGCATCGGTCATCGCGCCGGGACCGGGTTCGAACGCGACGAGCAGTTTCGGTACCTCTGGACTCGTGGCCAGCCAACGGTCGTAGCGCTCGACACGCGCGACGACGTCCGCGGGCTCGCCGTCCAACGGCATCATGCGCGTCCAGGCCAAGATCGGGCGGCGGCTTTCCGGCGTGGGGAAGGGCCGGCGGTAGACGTCGAGGTCGGCGGGGTCTAGCGGAGTGGCGAGGGTGCCCTGGACTCCTTCGATGAACAACGACTTCTCCAGGACCATCTCCTCTCCCACGCCCGGCATACGCAACTGCTCGAACAACTCCCGGCCCGCCACCGGGAACTCGTCGCCGACGAGCGGTTTGACAATGGTCTCGGCGAAGGCGAGGCCACGGACGCGCTCGGGCAGGCGGGCCGCACGGTCGAAGGCGAGCGCGCCGCCCCAGTCGTGGCCGACGAGGACCGCCTCGTCCACGCCGAGCGCGTCGAACCAGGCGTCGAGGTAGCGAGCGTGGTCGTCGAAGGAGTAGGCGAGGTCGGGCTTGCCGGAGGCGCCCATACCGATCAGGTCGGGAGCCAGCAGGCGACGGCCGGGTGCGGCCACTCGAGGCAGGACGTCTCGCCATAGGTGGGAGGAAGTGGGGTTGCCGTGCAGGAACACGAACGGCAGGCCGTTGGGATCGCCGGACTCGCGGTAGTGGATGGCGGAGTCCAGGACGGGAAGCAGGGGCATGGCGATGTCACTTCACCTTCGACAGAGAAATCAGGGCTTTCAGAGGTTGAGACCCAGGACACGATCAACGGTGATCTCGATGAGGACCAGGTCCGGAGGCGCCGGCGGGGCCATGCCGTAGCGCATGGCGTAGCGGCGCACGGCCTCGGCGAGGTCTGACGGATCGTCGGTGAGGCGGGCCCGGCCTTCGAGCGACATCCACCGGGCGCCGTCGACCTGACACAGCACGACTCGAGCGTTGACTGCCACGTTCCGGGCCTTGCGCGCCGCTGCTCGAGTCGTGACCCGGGCTCGGCCGACATTCATGTCCGCGGTGAAGCGGACGGGGGTGACGTGCGGAGTCCCGTCGGGTCGAAGGGTGGTGAAGGTAGCCGTGGCGGGACGCGCGAGAAACGCCCGGGCGTTTGGCGACAGCCGGATGTACATCGGGTTCGCCTCCTGTGGTCGGTCGAGTGCGCTACTTGCAACGCCCTTGACTGTGCCGACCTGGAGACCGCAGGCTCAACGCTGATGAATAACCGTGTGACTGCGCCCGCCCGCACTCGAGGACGCCCCCGGGGCAAGCCGCCGACTCGCGAGTCGATCATCTCCGCGGCGCGCCCGCTGTTCCTGGAAAACGGATACCGGCGCACCACCCTGCGTGCAGTCGCCGCAGCCGCCGGAGTCGACGCAGCGCTGATCGCCTATCACTTCGGCTCGAAGAAGGGCCTGTTCGCGCACGTCATGCAGGTCCAATGCGCCGAGGCACTGACGACCGGCGCAGTCCTCGACGCGGACCCCGCCACCCTCGCCGACCGGCTGATCGACGCGGTGACCGACCTGTGGGAAGACCCTGACTTCCGCCGCCTCACCGACCAAGGCGACGAAGCCGCGCAGGCGATCGGTGAGTACCTGGAAACCGAGCTACTCACCCGCCTCGTTGAATTTCTCGGCGGCCGCGACGCCACCGCCCGCGCCACCGCGGCAGTGACCATCCTCGGCGGCCTCATCTACACCCGCTACATCAACCCACTGCCGACGCCCGCCGCCCTGACTCCCTCCCAGGCCCGGCACGCCCTCGTCCCGGCACTGCGCGCCGCATTGGCGCCAAGGCCGCTCGTCGGCCGGAACCACCCGGCTGCCTTCTGAGGATTCATGTCGACGCTCCACTCGCAAGGCGTCGTAGTTGCGAGCGAGGTAGGGGTGTTCCTGCGGCCGGCCGAGGAGTCCTGGCCCGGGTGCTCACAAACAAACTCTGGATTGGTTGCCGGGGTCCATTGCTGACGGGCGGGTACTGGGCCGGTTGTTGGCGGCAACCCGTCTGGCCGCTGTTGCGTGACCAGTATTTGGCGGGCCGATCGGCGGTCGCGCCGTCGCTGGCCTTCGGGGGGCACATGCGGGACTCACAGAGCTTTGATGACTTCTATTTGGCCAGCGTGCGTCGGGTGACCAGTTATGTCCATGCGTGGACGGGGAACCTGGCCGACGCCGAGGACATCGTGCAGGAGGCGTTCGCCAAGGCGTGGCAGCACTGGGGCAAGGTCGGCGGGTATGCGGACCCGGAGGGCTGGGTGCGTACGGTCGCCTTCCGGCACCGGGTCAGCGTGTGGCGCAAAGCCACGACCAGGCTCACGGCCCACCGCCTGCACGGGCCGCCGGGCGACGAGCCCGAAGTCAGCCCGGACTACGTGGCGATCATCGCCGCGCTGCGCAAGATCCCGGAGGCTGAGCGGCGGGCGATCGTCTTGCACCACATCGTCGGGCTCACGGTGGAGGACGTCGCCGCCGAAACCGGCGTCGCGCAGGGGACCGTCAAAGCCCGGCTGCACCGGGGACGGCACCGGCTGTCCGGGCATTTGACCATCGACGATCCCGTCGGCCGGTCGCAGGAATCGATACGGAAGGAGATGCACGGCCATGAATGACCTCTTCGACACGGCTCGGTCCGGCGCCCGGGATCTGGCCGGGCGGCTCACGCCGCCCAGTGCCGCGGCCGTGCGGGCCCGTGGCGACGTCCGGCGGCGCCGCACGGCGGTCGCGGCCACCCTGGCCCTGGCCGGGACGGTCGCGGTGGGCGGCGTCGCCTTCGCCGCGAGCGGCTCCGGGCGCCACGACCGGAGTGAGCTCAGGCCCGGAACCACGGCCACGCCCAGCGGCGCGGGAACGCCTAGCAGCGCGGGTACGCCAAGCAGTACGAGCTCAAGCACTGCGAGCCCGACACAACCGTCGACACCGCGTTCGTCGCCGTCCTCATCGGCGGCGACCAGCCCCAACGCTCCCACCACGACTGCGACGACGAGCACGCGGAGCGCCGCGCCGCCGCCGTCGTCGCCATCGTCGACCTCGCCCGCGACCTGCGCGCCGGGTGTCCTGGCCGTCACCCACAGCCCATGGACCGGCCGGACCGGCCACATCATCGGCCTGCTTGTCTTCCAGAACACGGGTTCGGCGCCGTGCCGTGTCTCCGGGTACCCGCGGGTGAGCGGCCTCGACGAGGGAACGACCACGACCACGGCCGCCCACACGCTCTCAGGATGGGCCGGGCCGCAGCTCACTGCGATCCCGTCGGTCGACCTCGCCCCGGGCGGGTACGCCTCGGCGGGGATCGAGTGGCAGAACAGTACCGATGCCGGTGGCAAGTGCGCCTTGGTCGCGGAGTTCGACGTCATACCGCCCGCCGGCGGGAACCCGACGCGGATCCCGGTCGGGACCCCCAGCTTGACCGACGGCCCGGCCTGCGCGTCGTTCCAGGTCCATCCGCTCGTCGCCGGCGTCGACCCCTCCTACGGCTACACCCCCTGAAAACCGCCTCGGCGGCCCCAGCCCGGCCCATCCCGTGAACACGAACCGACCCCCGGCGCCGCACCAGGTCAGCACATCCGACCACGAGGACGAGGCCGAGAGGTTGCTCACCGGCTACATGTTCGGCCCGCACGAGTGGTCGGCGCCGCTGTGCGACCTCAGCGCCGGGGAGCTCCGCCGGCTGCTGCTCGACGAGCCGACGAACGATCTGGCGTTCGAGTCCCTGAACGTCGTTGGGGAAGCGCTCCGCGAGTTCATCGGCACAGCGGTGATGGTCAGCCACGACCGGTACTTCGCCGAACAGGTCGGCTTCACCGGGATCTGGGAGGCCGGGACGGCGCCGCCTGCCGCCGCACTCATCGAAGGCCTCGCCGCTCGCGGAACGGCGCGGAACAGCTGAGGAACGGCATGGAACGCCCTCAAGACGACACGTCAATCTTCGAGGGGAGAAAGTCCGTGACCAGCCCATGAAACGCCTCCGCAATGCCATATTCGCCGCCGGCTTCGCGGCCGTCGCGTCCGGTGTTTTTGGGGCGGCGACTGTCGCACACGCTTCGACCAGCGGACCGCTGACGATCTCCAACTTCGGGACCAACCAATGCCTCCAACCGGTCGGGGAATCGACCGCAGCGGGGGCAGCGATCGTCCAGGAGCCGTGCGACGGCAGCCCCGCCCAGACCTGGTTCGAGTATCCCGTCGGCGGGACCATCGGCCACTACAAGAACAGCTACAGCGGGCTGTGCCTCGACGCCAGAGGGAGCGCTGTCAACGGCACCCCGGTTCAGCAGTGGGTGTGCAACGGCATCAGCAACGAGAACTGGGAATACCCAGACGTCCCGTCAGACGACGTTCCGCCGCTGATCTCCCGGGTTTCCGGGACCAGCACCCACTGCCTCGACGTTCCCGGCGCGCAGAACACCCCCGGGCTCGCCATGCAGATCTACCGCTGCAACGGCTCCGAGGCGCAGCTGTGGTGGCAGTGGCCACCTACCCCGCCAAGCATCAACCTTGAGAAGGGACTGACATGATCAAGCACCGTCACGCCGCGCTGGCCCTCGTCGCCGCGATCGCCGCCAGCGGTCTGGCGGCCTCGGCCCCGGCCCACGCCGAGGACCCGATCGTCAAACTCGTGAGCTCCCAGAACGGCAAGTGCCTGCAGCCGGTCAACGGCTCGCTGCTCCAGGGGGACGCGGTCGTGCAGATGACCTGCAACGGCAGCCGCGCCCAGCAGTGGACGGTCACGGGGATCTCCTCGACGGCCGTCCACCTGGTCAACCGGAACAGCCAGCTGTGCCTCGACGCCCGCGGCGGGGCCGTCAACGGCACGCCGATCCAGCAGTGGACGTGCAACTCGATCTCCAACGAGAAGTGGGGCTTCGGCATCACGAACAACCTTTTGGTGTCGTTCGTCGCCGGCACCGCCAGCCATTGCATCGCCACGCCGGGATTCCCGGACGGCCTGCCGATGGAGCTGCGGTTCTGCGACAGTAACTCGTCGCAGCTCTGGAGCCGTCCCGCCGGCTGAGGCAAGACGACGGCCCTCGGAGGGCCGTCAGAAAATGAACGGTGTTCCCGTACCCCGCCGAGGGGTAAGGAACACCGTTCGCTTCAAAGCCGGTAGGAGCAGGACGTGCCGGTCCGCACGGCAGTCGCCAGGTGTTCGCCGATCACAGCGTCGACTTCGGTGACATGGGCGACGGCTCGGCGGATCGCTTTGGTCGCCGCGACCCGGGCCCGCTCGCCGCTCTGGACGAACCGTCGCGGACGGCTGCCGATCCCTGTCGCGTCGGCCAGCTCGGCGACCAGCCAGTCGCGCTCGACCCGCGAGGCCGACACGGACTCGTCGTCGCCCCGGCGTTCCAGCTCGTCCATCTCCCCCGACAGCTCCAAGAGCCGTCGGCGGTACTGCTTGACCGCCATAGGATCGAGAACGGACTGCGCTGACAGGTTCACCGCTTCGTCACGCACCGAGGCACCCG
This window harbors:
- a CDS encoding MFS transporter — protein: MEISDVGGEPAAGAGRNGQSGVLFAMCLSLVLVVASVSALNLALPNLAVELGATNSALTWIADGYTVALAALVLPLGALGDRIGRRKVLIAGNLVFGTAAVFAAYSPTTSDLIVSRVVMGIGAAMIMPGTLSTITAVFPPEKKDRGVAIWSGFAAAGAIIGMLVAGGLLERFSWTSIFWASSATAVVCAVAAWALAPETRSSERQRFDYGGSVTTAVAIGALVYGIVEGNESGWTRPEVVAAFAVAVLGLAAYVPMGLRTRHPLLDPRLFKLRGFRAGTLAILTQFMAVFGFFFVGLQFLQLILSYSPLKSAIALVPVAAVVLPTSVLTPRLAERLGVRTVMPAGLLCLAGGMFWLTMLHVDSGYLVFLGALVLAGVGIGLTSSTGTSAIVESLGPDSQGVASAMNDTTREVGSAVGIALMGSVFSSHYRSALPADVSRLPAQAAAAVHHSAAAGLEAASRLGVHGAPLAAAVRGAFMSGFTTAMGVIAAILAAAALVCAFTAPRRSTSDAAPLGEQSGEPSADAIESSFAPKR
- a CDS encoding haloalkane dehalogenase translates to MPLLPVLDSAIHYRESGDPNGLPFVFLHGNPTSSHLWRDVLPRVAAPGRRLLAPDLIGMGASGKPDLAYSFDDHARYLDAWFDALGVDEAVLVGHDWGGALAFDRAARLPERVRGLAFAETIVKPLVGDEFPVAGRELFEQLRMPGVGEEMVLEKSLFIEGVQGTLATPLDPADLDVYRRPFPTPESRRPILAWTRMMPLDGEPADVVARVERYDRWLATSPEVPKLLVAFEPGPGAMTDAGAVAWCEANIAGLEVSRHGVAGHHCPEDRPEEMAAAINAWARRNSL
- a CDS encoding pyridoxamine 5'-phosphate oxidase family protein; translated protein: MYIRLSPNARAFLARPATATFTTLRPDGTPHVTPVRFTADMNVGRARVTTRAAARKARNVAVNARVVLCQVDGARWMSLEGRARLTDDPSDLAEAVRRYAMRYGMAPPAPPDLVLIEITVDRVLGLNL
- a CDS encoding TetR/AcrR family transcriptional regulator, which codes for MNNRVTAPARTRGRPRGKPPTRESIISAARPLFLENGYRRTTLRAVAAAAGVDAALIAYHFGSKKGLFAHVMQVQCAEALTTGAVLDADPATLADRLIDAVTDLWEDPDFRRLTDQGDEAAQAIGEYLETELLTRLVEFLGGRDATARATAAVTILGGLIYTRYINPLPTPAALTPSQARHALVPALRAALAPRPLVGRNHPAAF
- a CDS encoding RNA polymerase sigma factor, with amino-acid sequence MRDSQSFDDFYLASVRRVTSYVHAWTGNLADAEDIVQEAFAKAWQHWGKVGGYADPEGWVRTVAFRHRVSVWRKATTRLTAHRLHGPPGDEPEVSPDYVAIIAALRKIPEAERRAIVLHHIVGLTVEDVAAETGVAQGTVKARLHRGRHRLSGHLTIDDPVGRSQESIRKEMHGHE
- a CDS encoding DUF4232 domain-containing protein is translated as MNDLFDTARSGARDLAGRLTPPSAAAVRARGDVRRRRTAVAATLALAGTVAVGGVAFAASGSGRHDRSELRPGTTATPSGAGTPSSAGTPSSTSSSTASPTQPSTPRSSPSSSAATSPNAPTTTATTSTRSAAPPPSSPSSTSPATCAPGVLAVTHSPWTGRTGHIIGLLVFQNTGSAPCRVSGYPRVSGLDEGTTTTTAAHTLSGWAGPQLTAIPSVDLAPGGYASAGIEWQNSTDAGGKCALVAEFDVIPPAGGNPTRIPVGTPSLTDGPACASFQVHPLVAGVDPSYGYTP
- a CDS encoding RICIN domain-containing protein — encoded protein: MKRLRNAIFAAGFAAVASGVFGAATVAHASTSGPLTISNFGTNQCLQPVGESTAAGAAIVQEPCDGSPAQTWFEYPVGGTIGHYKNSYSGLCLDARGSAVNGTPVQQWVCNGISNENWEYPDVPSDDVPPLISRVSGTSTHCLDVPGAQNTPGLAMQIYRCNGSEAQLWWQWPPTPPSINLEKGLT